In the genome of Gadus chalcogrammus isolate NIFS_2021 chromosome 21, NIFS_Gcha_1.0, whole genome shotgun sequence, one region contains:
- the LOC130374500 gene encoding collagen alpha-1(XII) chain-like — MCVASPGPPGESRTGATGPPGSAGPRGPPGRQGHAGVRGPPGPAGYCDSSQCVGIPYNGQGYRDQRPAQPNSYRVPVHEEEEELSHNLRLKRSLSRTPSKRRAS, encoded by the exons ATgtgtgttgcgtccccaggtCCGCCCGGTGAGAGCCGGACCGGGGCCACGGGACCCCCAGGCAGTGCCGGGCCCCGCGGGCCCCCCGGCCGCCAGGGCCACGCCGGGGTGAggggccccccagggccggCGGGGTACTGCGACTCGTCCCAGTGCGTGGGCATCCCCTACAACGGACAAGGATACAGAG ACCAACGCCCGGCCCAGCCCAATAGCTACCGGGTGCCCGtccacgaggaagaggaggagctctCACACAACCTGCGACTGAAGAGGTCTCTATCGCGGACGCCGTCTAAGAGGCGAGCGTCCTAA